The following are encoded together in the Schistocerca americana isolate TAMUIC-IGC-003095 chromosome 6, iqSchAmer2.1, whole genome shotgun sequence genome:
- the LOC124619585 gene encoding icarapin-like, producing MKAIALALVFVFAVIAATNAFPRTPSDTELVFVPLESRAGVTESVEDVDDSSDDDDDFIFPFGGFFGFSSFMQDFMRRITDVLKGLPDGAFNFGKEGNTTSTTKVVGGHVITVNETVYKNDDDTGVYKIQVIEVKPTEGAIDSEQNPTETSDSASPEQVSENDNEIPKGKTEDVAERFDRSYSENTELLESPEYYSSVFYDNLDNTIDAGRYVDLSRDTYVNAVLSDQAVKGGMVMIDPDAELIDVNTGEVIDFSGLQNTINEKFK from the exons GGACACCTTCTGATACAGAATTGGTTTTTGTGCCTCTTGAATCGAGAGCTGGCGTAACGGAGAGTGTGGAAGATGTTGATGActctagtgatgatgatgatgatttcatcTTCCCATTTGGAGGCTTCTTTGGATTCTCCAGCTTCATGCAAG ATTTCATGAGGAGAATCACTGATGTTCTGAAGGGCCTTCCAGACGGAGCATTCAATTTTGGCAAGGAGGGTAACACCACATCAACCACTAAG GTTGTTGGAGGTCATGTCATTACTGTCAACGAGACTGTTTACAAAAATGATGATGACACAGGAGTCTACAAAATTCAGGTGATTGAAGTAAAGCCAACAGAAGGGGCTATTGATTCAGAGCAGAACCCAACTGAAACATCTGATTCTGCCTCACCTGAGCAAGTTAGTGAAAATGACAATGAAATCCCTAAGGGAAAG ACTGAAGACGTAGCCGAGAGATTTGACAGAAGCTACTCTGAGAACACAGAACTACTTGAGTCTCCTGAATATTATTCTTCTGTTTTTTATGACAACTTGGACAATACCATAGATGCTGGAAGATATGTCGATCTCAGTCGCGATACTTATGTCAACGCAGTGCTCAGTGATCAAGCAGTAAAAGGTGGAATGGTCATGATTGACCCTGATGCAGAATTAATTGATGTCAACACTGGCGAAGTAATAGATTTCTCAGGCTTACAGAACACCATCAACGAAAAATTCAAATGA